Genomic segment of Candidatus Delongbacteria bacterium:
CAATAGATTTGTTTGGAAAGCAATATCATCAATTACCTTGATCACCTTCATAATCTCTTTTGCACTACTTGTAATATCTTCCATAGCTTTGGATAGTTCACTCATTTGAGTATTTCCGACTTCAGATGATTCTCTTGCCGCAGCAGATAATTTTGCTGCCATATTGGCATTTTCAGCATTAAGTCTGGTTTGAGAAGATAATTCTGTCATTGTGGCGGTTAACTCATCGATGGAGCTAGCCTGTTCTGTAGATCCAGAAGATAAAGCTTGAGAAGCGTCTGAAAGTTGAGCAGAGCCCATTTCAATCTCATTCGCAGCATTTTTCACCTCTGATAGAACATTGTTTAAAGAAACTAGTGTATCGCCTAATGATTTGCTAATCAAAATGAACATATCATAAACTTTTCTTGTGTCTTCATCATAATCAAGAGGTTTATAGTCAATTGTTAGATCACCAGATGCTATTCCATTTAAGACTTCAGAAAAACGTTCAACTTCGTTTTTTTGATAGTGGGCAATTTTATCAGCTTTTTTAGCTTCTTTCTTAACATTTTTCATGTTTTCATTAACTGAATTTAAAAAACCTTCAGAAATAGCCATCAATTCATTAACACCTATTAGCATTTTTTTCCATTCACCTTGCATCACACCAAAATCAGCTCGAGATGAAAAATTTTCTTTTTTTGCGTCTTCACATACTCTTAAAATTTTACTTTGGATGCCATTTATCACATCAATTACACTATTAATGCTATTTTTTATTTTATTAAAATCACCTTTATACTCCTCCTTTATTTTTTCTGGCAGATTTCCTTTACTAATGTCAGATAGATAAAGATTTGTTACTTCAATCGGTTTTACAAAGGAACCTATAATACCATTTACACCATCTATCAAAGGTTTAAATTCGAATGAAACACGACTGGAATCAGCTTCAATTTTTAAATTCCCATTTAGAATCTCATCTATTGCTTTACTTGTCTCACTCTTCAAAATATCAATAGATTTAGTAATTGAATTTGACACAAAATAAACGACAATTATAGAGAACATCAAGACTATTATTCCAATTAAAATAGCATATTTTTTAATCTCATTTAAATCCAAGAAAATTTCATCTTCTGGAAATTGTACATTTATTGCCCATGGCATATCAGAGTTACCAATTTTGATGGGTTGGTAAATATATATCATTTCTAATCCTGTGGAATTAGAAACCGCATGATACTCAAACTCATCACCCTTTTTTATATGATTACTAATTCCATATTCCTTCTCTTCTCGATCATAATAATCTTGTACTTTTTTACCTATATTATTTTCATTTTTATGATAAACAATTGATCCATTATTTGAAATTATTACAATAAATCCCTTATCAAATACTTTAACATTTTTAGCTAAATCCTTTAGCCCATCCATTGAAATATCAATACCAACAGCACCAATAAAAATATTATTTCTAATTATTGGCGAGACAATACTTATCATCTCAACTTTTTGACCACTTACTTCATAGGTTACAGGATTGGTGATCGTCATCTTCTTTGTTTTTTTAGAATTTTGATAATAAAACCCATTCTCGTTATTATTATCATAATCAGTACAATTTTCAACTTTTATTGCCCCCCCAAGTCTATTCCAATATGGAACAAATCTATTATTTTCATCCATTCCTTCTATTTGATTAAATTCTTTATCTGAACCTAAAGCATTTTCTTCAAACACTGCCCACACACCAAAAAAGTCTTTGTTTACTTCCAATGTTCTTTTAAGTTGATCAGAGACAAATACTTTTCTTTCTGATTCTTGAAGTTTAGATAAATCTGAAAACTCGCCTGACAAAACTCCTGTAATCGAAGCGACCTTATCAAATTCCAATTGAATAGTCATGCTATTAATTTTCGACATTAATCTTGCTTCACTTAAAGCTGATTCCAATTCTAGATCAGAAGATTTAGTCATAATGAATGAAATTATCAGAATAGCCATCACAATTTTTGAAAGAATGACTGTGAATAAAATCTTTCTGCTTACAGTAAGTCTCTCTAATGCGAACATATCCCCCCCTATGTTTAGCTTATAAGAATTAATCTATATGATTTTTTTTTATTATCAAATGATTAATAATTCAAAGTAAGATACATTTTTATTATATTCGACGTAACAAAACGGAGGATAAAATGATCATCGCTATAGATGGACCGGCAGCTTCAGGAAAATCCACAACTGCAAAATTAGCTGGTCAAAAATTAGGTTTTTTATATATTGACACGGGAGCAATGTACAGAGCCATGACTTTAAACGTGAAAAACAATAAGATAAATTATAATGATAGAGATGGAATAATCGGTTTAATTGAACATACTAAAATCGATCAAACTCTTGATCTTGCAAACGGAAACACTAAGACTTTTTTAAATGGAATCGATGTCTCAGAGGAAATTAGAACCCCAGAGATTTCAAGAGGCGTAGGTCCTGTTTGTGAGATTAGAGAAGTACGGGAATCCCTCGTTTCCCTTCAAAGAATAATGGGTAGTAATCAAGATGTTATTTTAGATGGAAGAGATATTGGAACGGTTGTTTTTCCAAATGCTGAACTTAAATTTTGGATGATTGCAGATGTTGATGTAAGGGCAAAAAGAAGATTCGATGAATTATCTTCAAAAGGAATAGATGTGGATTTTAAATCGATTAAAGATGATTTGATAGAAAGAGATAGAAGAGATTCTCAAAGAGATAATAGTCCCATGAAACCCGCAGATGATGCTTTTTTTCTTGATACAAGTGCACTTTCTATTGATGAACAAGTTGAAGTCATTGTAAAAGAGGTAAGAAGAATAAAAAATCTGTAGTATATGATAATGAACATTTTTGTTCTAAATAACAATCGTTACTTGTCCAAATAAAAAGGTTGAAAATGAAAATAAATGTTGAGATAGATTCTAAGTCCGGTGTCTGTGGTGGTGTTCAGAGAGCAATTAAAATGGTTGAGTCAAGATTAAAAACAGATACAAAACCAGTATTTGTAAATGGAGAACTTCTTCATAATCGTTTGGAAATGGAAAGACTAATTGACGCTGGATTGAAGGTAAATGAAAATGTTTGTGAAGTTGAAAGAGCTACTATTTTTATTAGAACTCATGGTGTGGGTAAAAACTTTATTGATAAAGCAAAATTATGTGGAAATGAGATTATTGATGCGACATGCCCTAAGGTGCGAAGATCTCAAGACAAAGTTGAGGAGTTTTATAAGTCGGGATATCAAATTGTTATAGTTGGTAAAATAAATCATCCAGAGGTAATCGGATTATTGGGATATTGCAATAACGAAGCAATTGTAATATATTCTGAAGATGATTTTTTCAAAATTGATTTAACTAAAAAAACAGCAATCTTGACCCAAACAACAGTAGCCCAAAATCAATTCTTTGATCTCGTTGAAAAATTGAAACGAATATTACCAGACCTTTTGGTTGCAGACACATTATGTTCATTTGTTGAGAACAGAGAGTTTGAATTGGATAGTTTTGCAAGAAAATATGATGTGATTGTTTTTATTGGTGGGAACAATAGTTCAAATACAAAAGTTATGTATGAACGAATTTCAAAGATTAATAGTCGTTCACACCTTATCGAAAATCCTTTCCAAATTGAAAGATCTTGGTTTATAGACGGGGATAAAGTTGGAGTTTCAGGCTCTGCCTCTACTCCATTGTGGCAAATTGAAGAAGTTGCAGAAAAAATTAAATCTATTACAAATTAAAAAAGCCCTATATTGGGCTTTTTTACTTAATTAGGTTCTATTTAATCTCAATATAAACATTACTTTTTTGTTCTTCCAACCATTCTTTTAAGTACTTTTCCTTCTTTTCGGCCAGAGTCATCTCTTTTAAAATTGAATAATCCGTAGATAAATCCACCTTATGAGACTCCGTTCTTCTCAAAATTTTATAAAGGTATACCCCATCCTCTCTTTCGATTGGTTCAGTGACATCTCCAGCTTTCAAACCTATAAACATCTTTAGGGCTTCTGGATCCAAATCACTCTCTTTAATATTACCTATTGATCCATTTTTGAATTTAGTTTGTTCATCATCGCTGTATTTTTTTACGGATTCTTCAAATGACAAAAAACCATTATGCATCGAATCAGCTACTGTTTGAGCAAATTTTATAGATTTTTCCAAACCTAATTCCAGAGGTTTTGGTTTCATCAATATGTGAGCAGTTTTAATTTTTTCACCAGCAATATCTAGAAGTTTGATTATGTGATAACCAAACTCAGTTTTTACAGGATCTGAAACATCTCCAATATTCAATTTGTAAGCAACCTGTTCGTACTCCCCTACCAGGTCACCTCTATTTGTTGTTCCTATTTCACCACCAGAATCTTTTGAACCAGTATCTTCCGAAAATTGTTTTGCTGCTTCATAAAACTCAATTTCACCATTTTTTATTCTCTCTTTTATTTCATTGAGTTTGGCTATGACAGCATCGTCATTCGACTCTAACTTATTGAACGAGATAACTAATTGAGCAAGATCTAAAGAAGCTTCTATCTCTCCCATTTTATCTTTGTTAGAATCAAAAAAAGACTCAACTTCGCTTCTGCTAACATCAATATCAGTTAACTGCATCATCTTTAACTTGTCTATAAAAATTGACCTCTTGACATCAGGTCTAAAATCCATTTTAAGCTTATTGACAGAAGTTTTGTATTTCTCTTCCAATATTTTTTCACCACCAACTTGTGATATGATAGCATTTATCTTTTGGTTAAGTGTTTCCTCTATCTCATCTTCTGCAACCACAATATTAGTATCTCTGACTGCTAAAGAGTACATGACCTTAGATGCGATCAAATCCTCAATTACAAGTTTCTTTAAAGAATCTGGATCATTTTTATTGTAGATTGATAATCTCGAAACAGCTTGATCAACTTCACTTTGAAGAATTATTTCGTCTCCAACTACTGCAAGAACCCTATCTAAAACAGTTGCACTCGCTAATGCTATAATAGTTAATAATAATAAAAGCAATTGTTTCAATTTTCTACCTTTCCTTAATTCTCTTCAACGGAGAAAAAAACAACTTTAAACTGTTTTAATAGTTTTTCGTTGAATTTATTTTTTTCTTCTTCAATTTTATCGTATGTCAACCAATATCTCAACCTATCATCCAAAGCTTCATAATCATACAATCTAGGCTCTACTACATTTTTATTCATGATAAACCCAAAAGCTTTCGGATGTTCAATTAAATCGGAGATTTCACCTTCTTTAAGTTTTGCTGAAACTTCACCTGTCTTTCCAAACTCATCTTCAGAAATATAACTCAAATCTCCTTTTTTACTCATAGGTCTATTATAAAATCTCATGTATGATTCTATCGTAGCTTCTCCTGATAAAACTTTTTGTCTCATATTCTCAACTTTAATGGCTACTTTTATCTTATCGTTATCAGGATCAGAGTCAAGATCATCATAAGGGACAATAACTTCAAAAACACGTGCTTTCCTCGGAGATATCAACCTAGAATCATCTGGATTATTTTTATAATATTCGTATGCCTCTCCTCCGGAAACATAGTATTTCTCAAAAGGGAATTCATAATCAATAAAATTAGTTCCTATGAATCCATCCATTTTACTATCAGCAATCTTGATCACTTCATCATTATCTACCAGTCCCTCGATCTCAGCTTCTACTTTTAAAAGGTTATTAAGGATTTTACCTTCTGTCGATTGAATCAGGATCTCTTTATCGCTGTAGTTTAACAATTTGTATTCCATAACATTTTCAACTAACTGTTGTACATCAGCAATCGTCACTATATTTTTTTGGTTATCATGCATCAAGATGTATTCTGTAGAGTTGTTGGCGAATTTTTTTAAATTTTCTCTCGTTTCATTTTTAGATCTGGTAACGAGTTTACTTATTTTATCATATAAGTCATGATTATAATGAACTTCGTATTTCTTCTTAATCGCATCCAATTGATCTGTAACAAGTTTCTTTAGTTTACCGAATCTTTTTGATTTAATAAATTTATAAACTTCCTGTTTTTCTTCTTCAAAACTTCCATTAAATCTTGATCTGTTTTCATTGTAAAAAAATCTGACTGAATCTTCAGGAAAAACATTATCAATTATTTTTTTATTGAATAAAAAATCAACAGCTATATCCTTTTGAATTACCAACCTTGCAGACTTGTATTTATCGGAGTTTAAAAAATCTGTTTTGCGTCCTTCAATGGCGTAAATTTTCCTTAGTACGTAGTTTTTTATAATCGACTCTTTTTCTTCTAATGGAATTAGCTTTGGCACATTAAATTGATTCGGAAAACCAAAAACGTCATACTCGAAAATAGTATCATTCGCTATAACTGCTACCGGCTTATTCAACGAAGCCGGTGCTTTTACTTTTACTTGATTTAAAACTTGATCGATGTCGAATGCTTTTACTTTCTTCGATTCAGGGAAAAGTAGAACAGGCATTAATAAAATAAATAAACTCAATAATCTTAACATTAAACTACCTCATATTATCAACTGCAGTATAAAAAGCTCTTTCTAGTAATTTATTGTCAATAACAACATTGTTTTCATTTAAGAATTTAGATCTCCAGTCTTCTAGTATTTTCTCTTTGCGAGTTTTGGACATTTTGTGAATAATTTTAGATTTAGCTAGTGAAAAATCTTTTAATTCACCATTAGTAGTAAATTCATCTTTATGATCATTGTAATATTTTTCAACTTCTTCATCACTCGGTGCAATAAAATTCTCTTTTACAATGTTCTCTTCGTATTCTGTAATCAGCTGTGGCATAATCTCAGAGTCTGCTGCTTCAACAATATCTTGTCTTTTCGCTAGTCCGGACTCTTCGATAACTTTATTTAACATCGGTTGAATGATTGGACCTTGGGCAAATTCAACAATGCCATCATAAGTATCTATTCCAACTCGAGCAGGAGGATTAGTCATGGCAATTCTTTGAACAAGATCAGAAACTCTGACAATTGTACCATCATAGTTCAACACCGCTTTACCTTTAAGATATTCAGGAAAGCCCATA
This window contains:
- a CDS encoding (d)CMP kinase; translated protein: MIIAIDGPAASGKSTTAKLAGQKLGFLYIDTGAMYRAMTLNVKNNKINYNDRDGIIGLIEHTKIDQTLDLANGNTKTFLNGIDVSEEIRTPEISRGVGPVCEIREVRESLVSLQRIMGSNQDVILDGRDIGTVVFPNAELKFWMIADVDVRAKRRFDELSSKGIDVDFKSIKDDLIERDRRDSQRDNSPMKPADDAFFLDTSALSIDEQVEVIVKEVRRIKNL
- the ispH gene encoding 4-hydroxy-3-methylbut-2-enyl diphosphate reductase, translating into MKINVEIDSKSGVCGGVQRAIKMVESRLKTDTKPVFVNGELLHNRLEMERLIDAGLKVNENVCEVERATIFIRTHGVGKNFIDKAKLCGNEIIDATCPKVRRSQDKVEEFYKSGYQIVIVGKINHPEVIGLLGYCNNEAIVIYSEDDFFKIDLTKKTAILTQTTVAQNQFFDLVEKLKRILPDLLVADTLCSFVENREFELDSFARKYDVIVFIGGNNSSNTKVMYERISKINSRSHLIENPFQIERSWFIDGDKVGVSGSASTPLWQIEEVAEKIKSITN
- a CDS encoding peptidylprolyl isomerase, whose translation is MKQLLLLLLTIIALASATVLDRVLAVVGDEIILQSEVDQAVSRLSIYNKNDPDSLKKLVIEDLIASKVMYSLAVRDTNIVVAEDEIEETLNQKINAIISQVGGEKILEEKYKTSVNKLKMDFRPDVKRSIFIDKLKMMQLTDIDVSRSEVESFFDSNKDKMGEIEASLDLAQLVISFNKLESNDDAVIAKLNEIKERIKNGEIEFYEAAKQFSEDTGSKDSGGEIGTTNRGDLVGEYEQVAYKLNIGDVSDPVKTEFGYHIIKLLDIAGEKIKTAHILMKPKPLELGLEKSIKFAQTVADSMHNGFLSFEESVKKYSDDEQTKFKNGSIGNIKESDLDPEALKMFIGLKAGDVTEPIEREDGVYLYKILRRTESHKVDLSTDYSILKEMTLAEKKEKYLKEWLEEQKSNVYIEIK